The following coding sequences lie in one Phalacrocorax aristotelis chromosome 4, bGulAri2.1, whole genome shotgun sequence genomic window:
- the LOC142056648 gene encoding inositol 1,4,5-trisphosphate receptor-interacting protein-like 1: protein MAAAIALVLAVLAIWHELKHDHQIDVAAVEHMKQREEYLHQQMTRLLQEIEQSRAAEEATLLSLLQQWPFWTVAGVLALLVAVCWVTGKTELASDSCREQNSFHREEEDDAEAEDLSGALSGVRSLAVSTPSPTQGLPDTCKVLKELVGDLLGVCRLLCKRTFMPQMHPASETDGTCEGWRVHENSITYCLLVVLQPPPGHSFSQELGTTAQLPARHSSIHVVLDCTCSREQLLGDILCFLHHPDDKLPREESSCLLRTLCTCSYLDVEKIACWVQVLVRSAWRLLPQSHHCQLTVLPSSRSCRFQLTSTSEMNICTEMIFAVQQGSSGAYLSLE from the coding sequence ATGGCTGCGGCAATCGCGCTcgtcctggctgtgctggccaTCTGGCACGAGCTGAAGCACGATCACCAGATAGATGTGGCCGCTGTCGAGCACATGAAGCAGCGTGAGGAGTACCTGCACCAGCAGATGACTCGGCTGCTGCAGGAGATTGAACAGAGCAGGGCCGCGGAGGAAGCCACGCTCCTTTCTCTGTTGCAGCAGTGGCCGTTTTGGACCGTTGCGGGAGTCCTGGCCCTGCTTGTGGCGGTCTGCTGGGTTACCGGGAAAACGGAGCTTGCCTCTgacagctgcagggagcagaacagCTTCCACCgcgaggaggaggatgatgcgGAGGCAGAAGACCTCAGTGGTGCACTCAGTGGTGTCAGGTCTTTGGCTGTGTCCACCCCATCGCCAACGCAGGGCCTGCCTGACACGTGcaaagtgctgaaggagctggtgggtGACCTCCTTGGGGTCTGCCGACTGCTTTGCAAGAGGACTTTCATGCCGCAGATGCACCCAGCCAGCGAGACGGACGGCACCTGTGAGGGCTGGCGCGTCCACGAGAACAGTATCACCTACTGCCTGCTCGTGGTCCTGCAGCCACCCCCCGGGCACTCTTTCAGCCAGGAGCTGGGCACCACGGCGCAGCTGCCAGCAAGGCACTCCAGCATCCACGTGGTGCTGGACTGCACGTGCTCgagggagcagctgctgggggaTATTCTGTGCTTTCTCCACCACCCCGACGacaagctgcccagggaggagagCTCATGCCTCCTACGCACCCTCTGCACGTGCTCCTACTTAGACGTGGAGAAGATCGCCTGCTGGGTCCAGGTGTTGGTGAGATCAGCCTGGCGGCTTTTGCCTCAGTCGCACCACTGCCAGCTAACGGTGCTGCCCTCCTCCCGGTCCTGCAGGTTCCAGCTGACAAGCACCTCTGAGATGAACATCTGCACTGAGATGATCTTTGCCGTGCAGCAAGGCAGCTCAGGCGCCTACCTGAGCCTTGAGTAG
- the LOC142056647 gene encoding inositol 1,4,5-trisphosphate receptor-interacting protein-like 1, with amino-acid sequence MAAAIALVLAVLAIWHELKHDHQIDVAAVEHMKQREEYLHQQMTRLLQEIEQSRAAEEATLLSLLQQWPFWTVAGVLALLVAVCWVTGKTELASDSCREQNSFHREEEDDAEAEDLSGALSGVRSLAVSTPSPTQGLPDTCKVLKELVGDLLGVCRLLCKRTFMPQMHPASETDGTCEGWRVHENSITYCLLVVLQPPPGHSFSQELGTTAQLPARHSSIHVVLDCTCSREQLLGDILCFLHHPDDKLPREESSCLLRTLCTCSYLDVEKIACWVQVLVRSAWRLLPQSHHCQLTVLPSSRSCRFQLTSTSEMNICTEMIFAVQQGSSGAYLSLE; translated from the coding sequence ATGGCTGCGGCAATCGCGCTcgtcctggctgtgctggccaTCTGGCACGAGCTGAAGCACGATCACCAGATAGATGTGGCCGCTGTCGAGCACATGAAGCAGCGTGAGGAGTACCTGCACCAGCAGATGACTCGGCTGCTGCAGGAGATTGAACAGAGCAGGGCCGCGGAGGAAGCCACGCTCCTTTCTCTGTTGCAGCAGTGGCCGTTTTGGACCGTTGCGGGAGTCCTGGCCCTGCTTGTGGCGGTCTGCTGGGTTACCGGGAAAACGGAGCTTGCCTCTgacagctgcagggagcagaacagCTTCCACCgcgaggaggaggatgatgcgGAGGCAGAAGACCTCAGTGGTGCACTCAGTGGTGTCAGGTCTTTGGCTGTGTCCACCCCATCGCCAACGCAGGGCCTGCCTGACACGTGcaaagtgctgaaggagctggtgggtGACCTCCTTGGGGTCTGCCGACTGCTTTGCAAGAGGACTTTCATGCCGCAGATGCACCCAGCCAGCGAGACGGACGGCACCTGTGAGGGCTGGCGCGTCCACGAGAACAGTATCACCTACTGCCTGCTCGTGGTCCTGCAGCCACCCCCCGGGCACTCTTTCAGCCAGGAGCTGGGCACCACGGCGCAGCTGCCAGCAAGGCACTCCAGCATCCACGTGGTGCTGGACTGCACGTGCTCgagggagcagctgctgggggaTATTCTGTGCTTTCTCCACCACCCCGACGacaagctgcccagggaggagagCTCATGCCTCCTACGCACCCTCTGCACGTGCTCCTACTTAGACGTGGAGAAGATCGCCTGCTGGGTCCAGGTGTTGGTGAGATCAGCCTGGCGGCTTTTGCCTCAGTCGCACCACTGCCAGCTAACGGTGCTGCCCTCCTCCCGGTCCTGCAGGTTCCAGCTGACAAGCACCTCCGAGATGAACATCTGCACTGAGATGATCTTTGCCGTGCAGCAAGGCAGCTCAGGCGCCTACCTGAGCCTTGAGTAG